A single window of Chitinophaga sp. XS-30 DNA harbors:
- a CDS encoding glycosyltransferase, with protein MIKKTAPITPPSRKERLTLRLMILLGVCSIIYLLYRLFDKGQIGYAPFYWILMACLVFNCLRILHEWYHYFSISVPSTPELRYPFTVDVLTTFCPGEPYSMIEETLTAIQAIRYPHTTYLCDEANDPYLIEVCRRLGVTHVTRYTHENAKAGNINNALRQAKGELCVVMDPDHVPAPDFLDAIVPHFNDPETGFVQIVQAYSNLGDSLVAKGAAQQTFQFYGPIMATMNSYGTVLAIGANCTFRRAALDSIGGHAAGLAEDMHTAMQLHAKGWKSVYVPAVLTRGLVPSTLSAYYTQQLKWARGTLELLVTSYPRLFRHFTWRQRIHYGTIPLLYFSGIVFLINFLIPVLSLLTGRIPFQVDMIDFALFGLPAVASIVLIRHYVQRWVMEETERGFHVVGGLLFIGTWWIYILGVVYTLIRKKVPYIPTPKDDSEPDNWQLNIPNILVLLISLGAIIYGLWYDMNPYSLVMAGIAGINCLIMAFNILASLRVYRLSAQFSWVRTVLVYPLLLKKQFWLFRHLHLYTGFRKLGLSLLLLSVLITWYATGTSTEPAAENTPAYRQGAFYTGIYSPGETDGLTSTARIKDYQQRYNARFDIISLYIPWGDAPGCYPQDSLLQRIYSSGAMPMITWEPWAALFNRTTANKELAGEQRIFSYIHSGFFDDYLHQFANRIKALNRPVFLRFAHEADNPAYPWSATGNNTPDAFKAAWKYVWHFFAQEGVDNVIWVWNPWRPGAAADYFPGETYVDWIGVTCLNYGQHNENETSYSFRELYTPFHQQPVFRSGLPVMIAEMGSLAAEGRQTQWLDEAFRSVSGNFPEIRAVVLFDSDRDKNILRPVEGNVLDWSLQQPEQVFAAQQKQVPVTNKQFTSGIRIPNNPTTQTRRLTFPDTIRGLNYHKGENWFRNLHALTRRRIAKDLRGMKALGANTIRRYGPGVYDRSILREAKDLHINVHYGFWIPEIADMHNTAETLAKLEESIIQQVKELKHDSTIKAWNIGNNPWQQLAKRYYKPGLQAHQQHCLAWLQQLTARIRTIDPGRLLTLDVYLTEDIAGTLHTLHQALPEADAFGVVIDRDSSGLATLRNVNIPHYLSQVSADIYASLPDKAPSAFMVSWQDQETRDFVTFDGLLDHWGRYKPAYYQLAVSWQKTLPSPALPDIRILRPAKVTYPGSRLTYHALIFDQGEWQLPASTGKDLQFEWHLVKTDRYGNPIFLEKLGTGPSLTVSIPENPDHYRLYLQAVSGMRVKTVQSTLNTPLSWYAGNE; from the coding sequence ATGATCAAAAAAACGGCACCTATCACCCCGCCTTCGCGGAAAGAGCGCCTCACATTGCGGCTGATGATCCTTCTGGGCGTTTGCAGCATCATATACCTGCTGTACCGCCTGTTTGACAAGGGCCAGATCGGCTATGCCCCGTTCTATTGGATACTGATGGCGTGCCTTGTTTTCAATTGCCTGCGGATACTGCACGAATGGTATCATTATTTCTCGATCTCGGTCCCCTCCACACCCGAGCTCCGGTATCCGTTTACGGTAGATGTACTCACAACATTTTGCCCGGGTGAACCGTATTCCATGATCGAGGAAACGCTGACAGCTATTCAGGCGATCCGTTACCCGCATACGACATATCTCTGCGACGAAGCCAATGACCCTTACCTGATCGAAGTCTGCCGGCGCCTGGGTGTAACGCATGTCACCCGCTATACCCATGAAAATGCCAAGGCTGGAAATATCAATAATGCATTACGGCAGGCTAAAGGCGAGCTTTGCGTGGTCATGGACCCGGACCATGTTCCTGCTCCGGATTTCCTGGATGCCATTGTACCGCACTTCAATGATCCGGAAACCGGTTTTGTGCAGATCGTACAGGCCTACAGCAACCTGGGCGACAGCCTCGTAGCCAAAGGGGCGGCGCAGCAAACATTTCAATTCTACGGCCCTATCATGGCCACCATGAATAGTTACGGCACAGTGCTGGCCATCGGCGCCAACTGCACTTTCCGGAGAGCGGCGCTTGACTCCATCGGCGGGCATGCAGCCGGCCTCGCGGAAGATATGCACACCGCCATGCAATTACATGCCAAAGGCTGGAAATCAGTTTACGTACCTGCCGTACTTACAAGGGGGCTGGTGCCTTCTACCCTCTCGGCATATTATACGCAACAACTGAAATGGGCCCGCGGCACGCTGGAACTCCTGGTCACCTCCTATCCACGGCTATTCCGGCATTTTACATGGAGACAGCGGATACATTACGGCACTATCCCCTTGCTGTATTTTTCCGGCATCGTTTTCCTGATCAATTTCCTGATCCCTGTGCTTTCACTGCTGACAGGGCGGATACCTTTCCAGGTGGACATGATCGATTTTGCACTGTTTGGCCTCCCAGCCGTGGCTTCCATTGTACTGATCCGCCACTATGTACAAAGATGGGTGATGGAAGAGACGGAAAGAGGGTTCCACGTCGTCGGTGGCCTGCTCTTCATCGGCACCTGGTGGATCTATATCCTCGGTGTTGTTTATACCCTGATCCGCAAAAAGGTGCCCTACATCCCCACGCCCAAAGACGACAGCGAGCCGGATAACTGGCAACTCAACATACCAAATATCCTGGTACTGCTGATATCTCTGGGCGCCATCATTTATGGATTGTGGTACGATATGAACCCCTATTCCCTTGTGATGGCGGGCATTGCAGGCATCAACTGCCTGATCATGGCATTCAACATCCTGGCCAGCCTGAGGGTCTACCGGCTGTCGGCACAATTCAGCTGGGTAAGAACAGTGCTTGTTTATCCCCTGCTGCTGAAGAAACAATTCTGGCTGTTCAGGCACCTGCATCTGTACACAGGCTTCAGAAAGCTGGGGCTTTCCCTCCTGCTGCTATCTGTCCTGATCACCTGGTACGCTACGGGAACCAGCACTGAGCCGGCGGCAGAAAACACGCCGGCATACCGACAAGGTGCATTCTATACCGGAATATATAGTCCCGGTGAAACCGACGGCCTTACCTCTACCGCCAGGATCAAAGATTATCAGCAACGGTACAATGCCCGTTTTGACATCATATCCCTGTACATCCCCTGGGGCGATGCTCCCGGTTGTTACCCGCAGGATTCTTTGCTGCAGCGGATCTACAGCAGCGGCGCCATGCCGATGATCACCTGGGAACCCTGGGCGGCACTGTTCAACCGCACAACCGCCAACAAGGAACTGGCCGGAGAACAACGGATATTTTCCTATATCCATTCCGGTTTTTTTGATGACTATCTGCATCAATTTGCCAACCGGATAAAAGCACTGAACCGCCCTGTGTTCTTACGCTTTGCGCATGAAGCGGACAATCCGGCATATCCCTGGTCCGCGACCGGCAACAATACGCCCGACGCATTCAAAGCAGCCTGGAAATATGTATGGCACTTTTTTGCACAGGAAGGGGTTGACAATGTTATATGGGTATGGAACCCCTGGCGCCCCGGTGCCGCAGCGGATTACTTTCCCGGGGAGACGTACGTGGACTGGATCGGCGTCACCTGCCTGAATTATGGTCAGCATAATGAAAATGAAACCTCTTATTCCTTCCGGGAGCTTTATACCCCTTTCCACCAGCAACCTGTTTTTCGTTCAGGCCTTCCCGTAATGATAGCAGAGATGGGCTCCCTTGCGGCCGAAGGCAGGCAGACGCAATGGCTGGATGAAGCATTCCGTTCGGTCTCCGGCAACTTCCCGGAGATCAGGGCCGTCGTGCTTTTTGACAGTGACAGGGATAAAAATATCCTGCGGCCGGTGGAAGGGAATGTGCTGGACTGGAGCCTTCAGCAACCGGAACAGGTATTTGCCGCACAACAAAAACAGGTCCCAGTCACTAACAAGCAATTCACATCCGGTATCCGCATCCCCAACAATCCAACCACCCAAACCCGGCGCCTGACGTTCCCGGATACCATCAGGGGATTGAACTATCACAAGGGAGAAAACTGGTTCAGGAACCTGCATGCGCTGACCAGGCGGAGGATCGCCAAAGACCTTCGGGGCATGAAAGCCCTGGGAGCGAATACGATCCGCAGGTACGGACCCGGGGTATATGACAGAAGCATCCTGCGGGAGGCGAAAGACCTGCACATCAATGTTCACTACGGATTCTGGATACCGGAAATAGCCGATATGCACAACACCGCCGAAACACTGGCAAAACTGGAGGAATCGATCATTCAGCAGGTAAAGGAACTGAAACATGACAGCACCATCAAAGCCTGGAATATCGGCAATAATCCCTGGCAGCAACTGGCCAAACGTTACTATAAACCAGGCCTGCAGGCCCACCAGCAACATTGCCTGGCATGGCTGCAGCAACTCACGGCCAGGATCAGGACAATAGACCCCGGCAGGCTGCTGACCCTTGATGTATATCTCACGGAAGATATCGCCGGCACGCTGCACACATTGCATCAGGCCTTGCCGGAGGCGGATGCTTTCGGCGTGGTGATCGACAGGGATTCATCCGGTCTCGCTACCCTCCGGAATGTAAATATTCCGCACTATCTGAGCCAGGTATCCGCGGATATCTATGCCAGCCTGCCGGACAAGGCCCCGTCCGCTTTCATGGTGTCGTGGCAGGACCAGGAAACGCGCGATTTCGTTACGTTCGACGGGCTGCTGGACCATTGGGGAAGGTACAAGCCGGCTTATTATCAGCTGGCCGTATCCTGGCAAAAAACACTACCATCACCAGCCCTGCCTGACATCCGTATCCTTCGCCCGGCCAAAGTGACTTACCCGGGCAGCCGGCTGACCTACCATGCCCTGATCTTTGACCAGGGCGAATGGCAGCTACCCGCATCCACCGGAAAAGACCTTCAGTTTGAGTGGCACCTCGTTAAAACAGACCGTTACGGCAATCCCATATTCCTTGAAAAACTCGGGACAGGCCCATCCCTTACCGTCAGCATCCCCGAAAACCCCGATCATTACCGGCTGTACCTGCAGGCGGTCAGCGGCATGCGGGTAAAAACGGTGCAGTCTACCCTGAATACGCCGCTCAGCTGGTATGCAGGAAACGAGTGA
- a CDS encoding sensor histidine kinase: MQDSQSQIIIIIIAITVVLLFIGILFLVMIWSYNNKKMQMAREKQQIQDAFEKQLLQSRLEMQEETFNNISQEIHDNVGQLLSFAKVQLNIMEQQAAKGPEDIKAVKETIGTAFSALRNIARSLSSDRIQSFSLTENIREEIRRMERAGISIGFTVEDTEQPVNPQSKLLLFRMIQEALQNILKHSSATSVDIRFSYLPERLHIVVRDNGAGFDVDQEISKKEGLGLQNILNRARLIGGTASITSQPAEGTSIHITAPYA, from the coding sequence ATGCAAGACAGTCAAAGCCAGATAATCATCATCATTATCGCCATAACGGTGGTACTGCTTTTCATCGGGATACTTTTCCTGGTGATGATATGGTCTTACAACAACAAGAAGATGCAGATGGCGCGTGAAAAGCAGCAGATACAGGATGCTTTTGAGAAACAATTGCTGCAATCGCGGCTGGAAATGCAGGAAGAAACCTTTAACAACATCAGCCAGGAGATACACGACAATGTAGGCCAGTTGCTCAGCTTTGCCAAGGTGCAGCTGAATATCATGGAGCAGCAGGCCGCTAAAGGGCCGGAGGATATCAAAGCGGTAAAAGAAACGATCGGCACCGCCTTCAGCGCATTGCGCAACATTGCCAGAAGCCTGAGCAGTGACAGGATACAATCTTTCAGTTTGACCGAGAATATCCGGGAAGAGATACGGCGGATGGAACGCGCCGGGATCAGCATCGGCTTTACCGTAGAAGATACCGAACAACCGGTTAACCCCCAGTCCAAACTCCTGCTGTTCCGCATGATACAGGAAGCCCTGCAGAATATCCTCAAACACAGCAGCGCTACCAGCGTTGATATCCGCTTCTCATACCTTCCGGAGCGCCTGCATATCGTAGTGCGGGACAATGGCGCGGGGTTCGATGTAGACCAGGAGATCAGCAAAAAAGAAGGCCTTGGCCTGCAGAATATCCTCAACCGGGCGCGCCTGATCGGTGGTACGGCGTCCATCACGAGCCAGCCCGCGGAAGGAACATCCATTCACATAACCGCACCATATGCCTGA
- a CDS encoding response regulator transcription factor: protein MPDTRYIAIVDDHTMFRKGLAALINLFPRHEVLFEASDGREMIERLKYQRLPDIILLDVTMPGMDGYETADWLRTHHPDIHVLALSTMESEIAIIKMVRHGAKGYILKDAEPDELKLAFSEVCAKGFFFNDLITRKVMQSITQLVNENSPLNTFVKLSQRELDFIRKACSEKSYQEIAKEMFVSERTVDGYREALFRKLNVSTRVGLVMYAVKNNLVVL, encoded by the coding sequence ATGCCTGATACCAGATATATCGCTATTGTAGACGATCATACCATGTTCCGCAAAGGCCTGGCAGCGCTGATCAACCTGTTCCCCCGGCATGAAGTGCTGTTTGAGGCATCCGATGGCCGGGAAATGATCGAGCGGCTGAAATATCAGCGCCTGCCGGATATTATCCTCCTGGATGTGACCATGCCCGGAATGGACGGGTATGAAACGGCCGACTGGCTGCGTACCCATCATCCGGATATACATGTGCTGGCGCTCAGCACCATGGAATCCGAGATCGCCATCATTAAAATGGTGCGCCACGGCGCCAAAGGCTATATCCTCAAAGATGCCGAACCGGATGAGCTGAAACTCGCCTTTTCCGAAGTATGCGCGAAAGGCTTTTTCTTCAACGATCTCATCACCCGGAAGGTCATGCAATCCATTACCCAGCTGGTGAATGAAAACTCGCCGCTGAATACCTTCGTAAAGTTGTCGCAACGTGAACTGGATTTTATCCGCAAGGCCTGCAGTGAAAAAAGCTACCAGGAGATCGCCAAAGAAATGTTCGTCAGCGAAAGAACAGTGGACGGATACCGGGAAGCGCTGTTCCGGAAGCTGAATGTCTCCACCCGTGTGGGACTGGTGATGTATGCGGTGAAGAATAACCTGGTGGTGCTTTGA
- a CDS encoding FAD-dependent oxidoreductase yields the protein MKHKTGIDQQNAGAGQDRRTFIRSSLLAATVLPQLFSTGKASAADFVMKLSGLQHDFDVVIYGATPAGIAAAVAAGREGKRAVLIEPLPIAGGVMSGGLSFSDSNQMAREALKGIFEEFHLRVENHYTGKGVKLPYSVSVKDNKPWTYEPHVAERIFHQMLDEAGVTVMLGETLRRVKRKGTAIRSLRTLSGKTFSGKVFIDASYEGDLMAAAGVKYRVGRESRDEFNEPLAGAIYPKKPVKLDVYDAQGKPLPYISTTRLAPEGQGDNMIMTYSFRFCFTRDPANRVPFTKPENYDPAAYELIRRYLKAYPDTERLIDLYPLPGNKLDGNNGIGLQLSIGLVGLNAGYPDGSARQRQAIWDAHTEYCKGLFHFLTTDPDIPEKVRKQMDGLGYAKDEFTSFGHFPPVLYVREARRMEGEYFLTEKDILHDLAKPDSIGIGSFPIDSHDCQRIATEDGFINEGTIFPKHLKTRKIGPPYQMPYRAITPKAAECSNLLVPVCLSSSHVAFSSVRVEPAWIVLGQSAGIAAALAIEEGVTVQQLDYAKLAARLEKAGQVLKLPA from the coding sequence ATGAAACATAAAACAGGAATTGATCAACAAAATGCCGGCGCCGGACAGGACCGCCGTACATTCATCCGTTCATCCCTGCTCGCAGCAACGGTACTGCCGCAGTTGTTTTCAACAGGTAAAGCCAGTGCCGCCGATTTTGTGATGAAGCTGAGCGGCCTGCAGCATGATTTTGATGTGGTGATATATGGTGCCACACCCGCCGGTATTGCCGCAGCGGTAGCAGCGGGCCGGGAAGGGAAACGGGCTGTGCTGATAGAACCGCTTCCGATAGCAGGAGGCGTGATGAGCGGAGGGCTGAGCTTCAGCGATTCCAACCAGATGGCCCGCGAAGCGCTGAAAGGAATATTCGAGGAATTCCATCTGCGGGTGGAAAATCATTATACCGGCAAAGGCGTCAAATTGCCATACAGCGTCAGCGTAAAAGATAACAAGCCATGGACGTATGAACCGCATGTAGCAGAACGCATTTTCCACCAGATGCTGGACGAAGCAGGGGTGACAGTGATGTTGGGCGAAACGTTGCGCCGCGTAAAGCGTAAAGGCACGGCCATCCGGTCGCTGCGCACCTTGTCCGGCAAAACATTCTCCGGAAAGGTGTTCATCGATGCGAGTTATGAAGGTGACCTGATGGCCGCCGCCGGGGTGAAATACCGGGTGGGCCGCGAAAGCAGGGACGAGTTCAATGAACCGCTGGCCGGCGCCATCTATCCGAAAAAACCGGTAAAGCTGGATGTGTATGATGCGCAGGGGAAACCTTTGCCGTACATCTCCACCACCCGCCTGGCCCCCGAAGGGCAGGGGGATAACATGATCATGACCTACAGCTTCCGCTTCTGTTTCACCAGGGATCCCGCCAACCGCGTACCCTTTACGAAACCGGAGAACTACGACCCCGCAGCATATGAACTGATCCGCCGCTACCTGAAAGCCTATCCGGATACGGAACGCCTGATCGATCTTTACCCGCTGCCCGGCAATAAGCTGGACGGCAACAATGGCATCGGGCTGCAATTGTCAATTGGACTGGTAGGGCTGAATGCCGGTTATCCCGACGGTTCGGCGCGTCAGCGGCAGGCTATATGGGACGCACATACGGAATATTGCAAAGGGCTTTTTCATTTCCTGACAACCGATCCGGACATACCGGAGAAGGTCCGGAAGCAGATGGACGGACTGGGTTATGCAAAGGATGAATTCACTTCCTTCGGGCATTTTCCGCCTGTGTTGTATGTGCGGGAAGCGCGAAGAATGGAAGGAGAATATTTTCTAACGGAGAAGGATATACTGCATGATCTGGCGAAGCCGGATTCCATAGGCATCGGTTCCTTCCCGATAGATTCTCACGATTGCCAGCGCATTGCCACGGAAGATGGTTTTATCAACGAAGGCACCATCTTCCCGAAACATCTGAAAACAAGGAAGATCGGGCCGCCTTACCAGATGCCCTACCGCGCCATTACGCCGAAAGCGGCGGAGTGCAGTAATCTGCTGGTACCGGTATGCCTTTCTTCTTCGCATGTGGCATTCTCCTCCGTCAGGGTAGAACCGGCATGGATCGTGCTTGGGCAGAGCGCGGGCATTGCTGCGGCACTGGCAATAGAAGAAGGCGTAACGGTGCAGCAACTTGATTATGCGAAACTGGCGGCAAGACTGGAGAAAGCCGGGCAGGTGCTGAAATTGCCGGCCTAG
- a CDS encoding RagB/SusD family nutrient uptake outer membrane protein: MKNTRDILLKFILPLSLISCQKSLEERPKTVAVETFYNTREEVESAVNAIYTPLRANTIPNYIATLECQSDYGYGRGSWAQMNEYQGLNDVNTTRVSGFWSDFYLSIRNANFVIRNAPNGNAISETDITRYVGEARFLRAFSYFHLVRNWGGVLLRTENNISETDLPRSTPEEIYALILEDLEIAETDLPDNAPQTGRPSKWAAKTLLADVYLQLERYEDARDKAQEVITAGKYALVPVASTADYQKIYGPAVITTPEEIFYMKYMRQDGQGNYMLWITNHPSTGYFNFGGAYAIYGDNRNPVYQTWDDADFRKGLWNNINIGLGANSLVSSKYRDNQAVSQRGAGNDLPIYRYSELLLIYAEAASRAGNGPTADAMEALNKVHRRAYGFDPETPSPVDFNWQDYNAGSFLDLVMKERSYEFQFEGKRWLELKRTGRAEEIIMAVKGLSIAEKNYLWPIPRSEMNYNKALDPAQDQNPGYN; the protein is encoded by the coding sequence ATGAAAAATACCAGAGATATATTACTGAAGTTTATATTGCCGCTATCGCTGATTTCCTGTCAGAAATCGCTGGAGGAGCGGCCGAAGACAGTGGCTGTTGAAACTTTTTACAATACCAGGGAAGAAGTGGAATCAGCCGTGAATGCGATTTATACGCCCCTGCGGGCCAATACCATACCCAATTATATTGCCACGCTGGAATGCCAGTCGGATTACGGTTATGGCCGCGGCAGCTGGGCGCAGATGAACGAATACCAGGGATTGAATGATGTGAATACCACCCGTGTGAGCGGGTTCTGGAGTGATTTTTATCTCAGCATCCGGAACGCCAACTTTGTGATCCGCAACGCCCCCAACGGCAACGCCATCAGTGAAACGGACATTACCCGGTACGTAGGTGAAGCGCGTTTCCTGCGGGCGTTCAGCTATTTCCATCTGGTCCGTAACTGGGGTGGTGTACTGCTCCGCACGGAGAACAATATTTCGGAAACCGATCTGCCTAGAAGCACGCCGGAAGAGATATACGCACTGATCCTGGAAGATCTGGAAATAGCGGAAACGGACCTGCCGGACAATGCACCGCAAACCGGGCGCCCCTCCAAATGGGCGGCCAAGACCCTGCTGGCGGATGTGTACCTGCAACTGGAACGTTACGAGGATGCAAGGGATAAAGCGCAGGAAGTGATCACTGCGGGCAAATACGCGCTTGTACCGGTGGCCAGTACCGCTGACTATCAGAAAATATACGGCCCGGCTGTGATCACCACACCGGAAGAGATCTTCTACATGAAATATATGCGGCAGGACGGACAGGGCAACTACATGCTCTGGATCACCAATCACCCAAGTACCGGTTACTTCAACTTTGGCGGGGCTTATGCTATTTATGGCGACAACCGCAACCCCGTGTACCAGACCTGGGATGATGCCGATTTCCGGAAAGGGCTATGGAACAATATTAATATCGGGCTGGGCGCCAATTCGCTCGTGAGCAGCAAGTACCGGGACAATCAGGCGGTCAGCCAGCGGGGCGCGGGGAATGATCTGCCCATTTACCGGTATTCCGAATTGCTGCTCATCTACGCGGAAGCCGCCAGCCGCGCCGGCAATGGGCCTACTGCTGACGCCATGGAAGCGCTGAACAAAGTGCATCGCCGCGCTTATGGCTTCGATCCGGAAACGCCCTCGCCGGTTGATTTTAACTGGCAGGATTATAACGCCGGCAGTTTCCTGGACCTGGTGATGAAGGAGCGCAGCTACGAATTCCAGTTCGAAGGCAAACGCTGGCTGGAGCTGAAACGTACCGGCAGGGCAGAGGAGATCATCATGGCGGTGAAAGGTCTTTCTATCGCCGAGAAAAATTATCTCTGGCCGATCCCGCGTTCGGAAATGAATTACAATAAGGCGCTGGATCCTGCGCAGGACCAGAACCCGGGGTATAATTAA